One stretch of Eupeodes corollae chromosome 2, idEupCoro1.1, whole genome shotgun sequence DNA includes these proteins:
- the LOC129944534 gene encoding proteoglycan 4, producing the protein MKKFSSWFMGNQPGRQQKQTQSGRPKKNVHWKSAERPSPPGRPILIPLSDQQPDVVTLKWERPKIDGGSPITSYIIEHRRMGSPHWVRSTPTPVTGCEVSISGLEPGWRYQFRAIAENVVGKSDPSELSDPLTVTLQRNAISVPRFASELTDMSVVENERVEFRVSVLGQPQPEISWFKDGYEIFSSRRTKIVNDNDASVLIIHQVALTDEGEIKCTATNRAGHVVTKAKLMVEAPPKIRLPRNYEDGLIVEADEVLRLKVGIAGQPAPSVVWLHEGEFITNGGRHELVTTDKNSSLKIDNVKRIDRGEYSIKAVNKLGEDATSFLVTVTSRPDTPGKVRLNTSYGKSVTLSWTAPEDDGGCKIGNYIVEYFRIGWNVWLKAATTRQLSTTLNDLIEGSEYKFRVKAENPYGLSDPGEESDVLFVPDPKRGLNSPDGDDSRKPVPPRRKTLSPQRAVPDGEEQSGDTSPRQPSPLLNRKTKPQILDNEDLHREMSYGTNLTESRRSPPSPIKMDVPGGNLTRRSPSPRVPDGDEEIQVAPALPRKVISRPTLPPLSLPSSEPSRPISPSVFPLKPVTTMNSPSIAPALSPVLTSALAPILRFAPATPTLPTPLPTPPSPRTLSPSTKTPMQTKATESSNKSLQKQANPQKILEPAKQQEEISRQSNPQQTVEPIKKQAESPKETQAQSRVRSVSPPGQAVRRTPPETVQAPLKTSKTPPETPPELKKTSQALQRSEEPSNLDVNQRVQRFSDQPFSTSERRSSQNGVVANPTIEISAPASDPAGSEPHPLSETEKLDEVHTSNEFMLVVFQKNSKVKDTEKQDSFDLDLEEALQPPPISISSPDLASLEFSNLHTFPLRRSVSSTELLYERAMARFYEAVEMEEAEKAKKLKIAQEKLTVQPTQVRKRLGSMSEAERQSFERRSQRRRQSADIAEIVNKSKWDSSDSLASKKGLLRTRGMLNQISHDTDDGSEYLDHPRAFQKQISQETDEGSDYQDQRPRRMHKQISQETDEGSDYHDHERTGASFDVESDYTASTESVSEDSIEKFKRELVARTRSASTELETYHPRSMSAGVFTPYRAPTPEQSVVVLNRPMPLASPDFVPKPILKRPSNESVGTDEPASPTSVVPPSSPPPMSPNMPTSPINEKPDKSKGFKSFFKWDKKTPTEKNTEANAEPPPTTRPQLKSETSVETKRRIKEEEERAKLEAERIFQEEAKVVADHYGDIVRQVGSTKKYNPPLYLNRDELKKAAEKAERESNTENYNPTHGKSRLSLIERHQTQHVTQSPSRMHMKDKEQQNAEEVFSEEEATPSSTSQLSQRSESRGRKKIVKVKKIIKKRIPSSTRSREASSTRPANAAEVPPDDARSRQVERPKITAPEPIKKSLPTTSTETKPTQPQTALVAVPQKSPDELSQEAEEKVRSALSYMTDVCLFIAACYVYLFKDARLVLPILALMVYRQLGEVIRNSIPDWMKKKRQ; encoded by the exons atgaagAAATTTTCTTCTTGGTTCATGGGAAATCAACCAGGACGACAGCAGAAACAAACACAAAGTGGAAGACCTAAAAAGAATGTTCACTGGAAATCTGCAG AACGACCATCACCACCGGGACGTCCAATCCTCATCCCCCTATCGGATCAGCAACCTGATGTCGTCACATTAAAATGGGAACGACCGAAAATCGACGGAGGCTCACCCATAACCAGCTACATCATCGAACATCGTCGCATGGGCTCACCACATTGGGTCCGTTCAACACCAACACCTGTCACAGGATGCGAGGTATCGATTAGTGGTCTTGAACCTGGTTGGCGTTATCAATTCCGTGCGATTGCTGAAAATGTCGTTGGCAAATCAGATCCAAGTGAACTTTCGGATCCTTTGACTGTTACACTCCAGCGAAACGCCATCAGTGTTCCAAGATTTGCTAGCGAACTCACCGACATGTCCGTTGTGGAAAATGAACGCGTCGAGTTTCGAGTATCGGTTTTGGGACAGCCACAGCCAGAGATAAGTTGGTTTAAAGATGGCTACGAAATCTTCAGTAGTCGACGAACGAAAATTGTAAACGACAACGACGCCAGTGTATTGATTATTCACCAGGTGGCGCTTACCGATGAGggtgaaataaaatgcacggcGACCAATCGAGCTGGTCATGTGGTAACCAAGGCCAAGTTGATGGTAGAAGCTCCGCCGAAAATACGATTGCCACGGAACTATGAAGACGGCTTGATTGTCGAGGCTGATGAAGTTCTACGATTGAAGGTTGGCATTGCGGGGCAGCCAGCACCATCAGTTGTTTGGCTACATGAAGGTGAGTTCATAACAAATGGCGGTCGACATGAGTTGGTGACAACAGATAAGAATTCGTCACTCAAAATTGACAATGTGAAACGCATAGACCGCGGGGAGTACAGTATCAAGGCAGTGAATAAGCTCGGGGAAGATGCGACATCTTTTCTAGTTACCGTAACGTCGAGGCCTGACACACCAGGAAAAGTGCGCCTCAACACATCGTATGGAAAGTCAGTTACACTGTCTTGGACGGCTCCGGAAGATGACGGAGGGTGCAAGATCGGAAACTACATTGTTGAGTACTTCCGTATAGGCTGGAATGTCTGGTTGAAAGCTGCAACCACAAGGCAGCTGAGCACAACCTTAAACGACTTGATTGAAGGCTCCGAATATAAATTCAGAGTGAAAGCCGAGAATCCGTACGGACTCAGTGACCCGGGAGAAGAATCAGATGTACTATTCGTACCCGATCCTAAGCGCGGTCTTAATTCCCCCGATGGTGATGATTCGAGAAAGCCAGTTCCACCTCGACGCAAGACGTTATCACCTCAAAGAGCAGTACCTGATGGTGAGGAGCAAAGTGGAGACACATCTCCAAGACAACCATCACCATTGCTAAACCGCAAGACCAAACCTCAAATCCTGGACAATGAGGACTTGCATCGAGAGATGTCTTACGGAACTAATCTAACAGAATCTCGCAGGTCTCCACCGTCTCCAATAAAGATGGATGTTCCTGGTGGAAATCTAACTAGGCGCAGCCCAAGCCCAAGAGTCCCAGACGGAGATGAAGAGATTCAAGTGGCACCAGCACTTCCAAGGAAAGTGATATCAAGGCCAACTCTTCCTCCTCTTTCACTACCGTCGTCGGAGCCATCAAGGCCAATCTCACCATCAGTGTTTCCACTCAAACCGGTAACCACAATGAATTCGCCATCAATAGCTCCAGCTCTTAGTCCCGTTCTTACATCGGCACTTGCACCAATACTAAGGTTTGCACCGGCAACACCAACTCTGCCCACTCCGTTACCAACTCCTCCATCTCCTCGAACTCTATCACCCTCAACAAAAACTCCTATGCAAACTAAAGCCACTGAGTCCAGTAACAAATCACTTCAGAAGCAGGCAAACCCTCAGAAAATTTTAGAACCTGCAAAGCAACAAGAGGAAATTTCGAGACAGTCAAATCCTCAGCAAACTGTTGAACCTATAAAGAAGCAAGCTGAATCACCCAAAGAAACTCAAGCACAATCTCGAGTTCGTAGTGTGAGTCCACCCGGACAAGCAGTACGTCGAACCCCACCTGAGACAGTTCAAGCCCCACTGAAGACATCCAAGACACCCCCAGAAACTCCACCAGAACTAAAGAAAACATCTCAGGCTCTACAAAGAAGTGAAGAACCTTCAAATTTGGATGTCAATCAACGTGTTCAACGATTTTCAGATCAACCATTCAGTACATCCGAGAGAAGATCATCGCAAAATGGAGTCGTAGCTAATCCAACGATTGAAATTAGCGCCCCAGCTAGTGATCCAGCAGGAAGTGAACCACATCCACTTTCGGAAACCGAGAAACTCGACGAGGTTCACACGAGCAATGAATTTATGTTGGTGGTCTTCCAAAAAAACAGCAAGGTCAAGGATACCGAAA AACAAGACTCCTTCGACTTGGACCTGGAAGAAGCACTTCAGCCACCACCAATCTCAATATCTTCACCCGACCTAGCATCACTTGAGTTTTCAAATCTTCACACTTTCCCACTGCGACGTTCGGTAAGTTCGACAGAGTTGCTTTACGAACGTGCCATGGCCCGATTTTATGAAGCTGTCGAAATGGAAGAAGCAGAAAAAGCCAAAAAACTAAAGATTGCTCAAGAAAAGCTCACTGTTCAACCGACTCAAGTGCGTAAGCGTCTTGGATCGATGAGTGAAGCGGAAAGACAATCATTTGAGAGGCGCAGCCAAAGGCGTCGTCAATCGGCTGACATAGCTGAGAtagtaaataaatcaaaatgggACTCCAGTGACAGCTTGGCTAGTAAAAAAGGCCTATTGCGTACTCGTGGCATGCTGAATCAGATAAGTCATGACACCGACGATGGAAGCGAGTACCTCGATCATCCTAGGGCCTTCCAAAAGCAGATAAGTCAAGAGACCGACGAAGGCAGCGATTACCAAGATCAACGACCTCGGCGAATGCATAAACAGATAAGCCAGGAAACCGATGAGGGCAGTGACTACCACGACCATGAACGAACTGGTGCCAGCTTCGATGTCGAATCAGACTACACAGCAAGCACAGAATCAGTATCCGAAGACTCGATAGAGAAATTCAAAAGGGAACTCGTTGCTCGCACACGTTCAGCCAGTACCGAATTGGAGACTTATCATCCGAGAAGTATGTCGGCAGGCGTTTTTACTCCATATCGAGCTCCGACGCCTGAACAGTCAGTAGTTGTTCTCAACCGTCCGATGCCTTTGGCGAGTCCCGATTTCGTTCCGAAGCCAATTCTCAAAAGACCTTCCAACGAAAGTGTTGGAACTGATGAACCAGCTTCACCAACAAGTGTTGTCCCACCCAGTTCTCCACCACCGATGAGCCCAAATATGCCAACAAGCCCCATCAATGAAAAACCCGATAAGTCAAAGGGCTTTAAGTCATTCTTCAAATGGGATAAGAAAACCCCCACAGAAAAGAACACAGAAGCTAATGCAGAACCACCACCAACAACCAGACCCCAACTCAAGTCTGAAACAAGTGTCGAAACTAAAAGAAGAATCAAAGAGGAAGAAGAACGTGCCAAACTTGAAGCCGAGAGAATTTTCCAGGAAGAGGCCAAGGTTGTTGCCGATCATTACGGAGATATTGTGCGACAAGTTGGCAGCACAAAGAAGTATAACCCTCCCTTATATCTAAACCGTGACGAATTGAAGAAGGCTGCCGAAAAAGCTGAACGGGAAAGCAACACTGAGAATTATAACCCCACTCACGGGAAGTCCCGTTTGTCATTGATCGAACGCCATCAAACTCAGCACGTTACTCAAAGCCCAAGCCGGATGCATATGAAAGACAAGGAGCAACAAAACGCTGAGGAAGTATTCAGCGAAGAGGAAGCTACTCCCTCATCGACATCACAACTCTCACAGCGTTCCGAAAGTCGAGGTCGGAAGAAAATTgtcaaagttaagaaaattatcaaaaaacgCATACCATCAAGCACTCGGTCTAGAGAAGCATCTTCAACCAGGCCAGCAAACGCTGCGGAAGTTCCACCTGATGACGCTAGGAGCAGACAAGTTGAACGGCCTAAAATTACAGCTCCAGAGCCGATTAAAAAATCCCTTCCCACAACTTCTACAGAGACCAAACCCACACAACCCCAAACTGCCCTCGTCGCTGTTCCTCAGAAATCACCCGATGAACTTTCCCAAGAAGCCGAGGAAAAAGTTCGTTCAGCCTTGAGTTACATGACAGATGTGTGTCTGTTCATTGCCGCTTGTTATGTCTACTTATTCAAAGACGCAAGATTGGTTCTTCCCATTTTGGCGTTGATGGTTTACCGACAGTTGGGCGAAGTCATCCGAAATAGTATTCCAGATTGGATGAAGAAGAAGAGACAATGA